GATGGTGGTGCCAAAGGCGATATTTCACGGGAAGCCCTGCTGGCACTCGAAATTGGCTTACAGGTTCGGGAACTCATGAAAAAAGAACTGCCTGAGATGACGGTCTTGATGACCCGTGAAGAAGACAAGTTGCCAGGCAACCAAACCAACAAAAACGCGGCCCTTCGGTGGCGGGCAGATTATGCCAACCAGAGCGGTGGCGATTTGTTTATTTCCATTCATCTTAATGCTTCTTTATCAAATCAACGGTATGGCAAACGCCAAGTAGGCACCAAGGAAGAAACTTACTATGTGTACAGCGGCAAGGGCAAAAAGCGGAAGAAAATAGCTAAAACCCGTACGGTACCTGTCTACGAAAAATACAAGCTGCCAGCCACAGTCAGTGGCACCCAAACCTATATTCTGGCCCGCGACTGGTATAACCTAAAGCTGAAGAGTGTCGGCAACAAGACAGAAATTTATGAATTGGGCGAAAGCGATACACTGGATGCAGAAATGTTGCAAATGGATCCTGTAGAAGCAAGGATTCGGGCAGCACAATACACCAAGTATTTCTTTCAGAAAAGCATGACACTAGCATCGCTGGTAGAAGAAGAATTTGCTGCCACCGGCCGCCGCAGCTGGGGGGTAATGCAACGCGACTGGGACGGCATCTGGGTGCTGCA
The Phnomibacter ginsenosidimutans genome window above contains:
- a CDS encoding N-acetylmuramoyl-L-alanine amidase family protein, which produces MLRKTLVLAGLLITVAGFAGGTETGKKEGPQKPPLKTIIIDPGHGGHDGGAKGDISREALLALEIGLQVRELMKKELPEMTVLMTREEDKLPGNQTNKNAALRWRADYANQSGGDLFISIHLNASLSNQRYGKRQVGTKEETYYVYSGKGKKRKKIAKTRTVPVYEKYKLPATVSGTQTYILARDWYNLKLKSVGNKTEIYELGESDTLDAEMLQMDPVEARIRAAQYTKYFFQKSMTLASLVEEEFAATGRRSWGVMQRDWDGIWVLQATQMPSILIETGFVDNPEEEAYLASLDGQKEVARAIVNAVKKYKAMLEAAAGGNAAPAPASN